The following are from one region of the Numenius arquata chromosome 23, bNumArq3.hap1.1, whole genome shotgun sequence genome:
- the MRPL45 gene encoding large ribosomal subunit protein mL45 isoform X1 — translation MAAAMKAGLGRLGLRVCWQTAESILRPAGAAPACLVVPVRTKKRFSVPEWARELSPEEKEKRLKSSGAVFPDDRIERTFYLACTADIIDPYVPPEGDARLTSLSKDGLKQKMEKLKQSAASQLALRKVKDHDPDFSTKTFPEKAQEIFIEAHNCLANFNKQKLHSLVTERCYPEMVRGNRYKTIRWSFVESLEPPRVVHVRCDSIMNRGNLYGQVTVRMHTRQILAIYDRFGRLMYGGEDVPKDVLEYVVFERYLVNPYGTWRMHGKIVPEWAPPKEPIVKTVMIPGPTLDPSQEYEEMK, via the exons ATGGCGGCTGCCATGAAGGCGGGCCTGGGCCGGTTGGGCCTGAGGGTGTGCTGGCAG aCTGCGGAGTCCATACTCCGTCCcgctggagcagctccagcctgTCTTGTTGTCCCAGTGAGAACGAAGAAGAGGTTTTCTGTCCCTGAATGGGCCAGAGAACTGTCTCccgaagagaaggagaagagactCAAGTCTTCAGGGGCAGTATTTCCTGATGACCGTATAGAACGGACCTTCTACTTGGCCTGCACAG ctgaTATTATAGACCCGTACGTCCCTCCCGAGGGCGATGCCCGCTTGACTTCCCTGTCCAAAGATGGGCTGAAGCAAAAGATGGAGAAGCTGAAGCAGAGTGCTGCCTCCCAGCTAGC tCTGCGGAAAGTAAAAGATCATGATCCGGATTTCAGCACTAAAACCTTCCCAGAGAAGGCGCAGGAGATATTTATCGAAGCTCACAATTGCCTGGCAAA TTTCAACAAGCAGAAACTTCACTCCCTGGTGACAGAGCGCTGTTATCCA gaaatGGTGCGTGGGAACAGGTACAAGACCATCCGGTGGAGTTTTGTGGAGTCTCTGGAGCCTCCCAGGGTGGTTCACGTTCGATGTGACAGCATCATGAACCGTGGCAACCTGTACGGCCAGGTGACGGTGCGGATGCACACGCGGCAG ATTCTGGCCATCTACGACCGCTTTGGGCGGCTGATGTACGGAGGGGAGGACGTGCCCAAGGACGTTTTGGAGTATGTCGTGTTTGAGAGGTACTTGGTTAATCCATATGGCACGTGGAGGATGCACGGCAAGATCGTTCCAGAATGGGCTCCACCGAAGGAGCCCATCGTTAAG ACTGTGATGATTCCTGGCCCAACCTTGGATCCCTCACAAGAGTATGAAGAAATGAAGTAG
- the MRPL45 gene encoding large ribosomal subunit protein mL45 isoform X3, which yields MAAAMKAGLGRLGLRSILRPAGAAPACLVVPVRTKKRFSVPEWARELSPEEKEKRLKSSGAVFPDDRIERTFYLACTADIIDPYVPPEGDARLTSLSKDGLKQKMEKLKQSAASQLALRKVKDHDPDFSTKTFPEKAQEIFIEAHNCLANFNKQKLHSLVTERCYPEMVRGNRYKTIRWSFVESLEPPRVVHVRCDSIMNRGNLYGQVTVRMHTRQILAIYDRFGRLMYGGEDVPKDVLEYVVFERYLVNPYGTWRMHGKIVPEWAPPKEPIVKTVMIPGPTLDPSQEYEEMK from the exons ATGGCGGCTGCCATGAAGGCGGGCCTGGGCCGGTTGGGCCTGAGG TCCATACTCCGTCCcgctggagcagctccagcctgTCTTGTTGTCCCAGTGAGAACGAAGAAGAGGTTTTCTGTCCCTGAATGGGCCAGAGAACTGTCTCccgaagagaaggagaagagactCAAGTCTTCAGGGGCAGTATTTCCTGATGACCGTATAGAACGGACCTTCTACTTGGCCTGCACAG ctgaTATTATAGACCCGTACGTCCCTCCCGAGGGCGATGCCCGCTTGACTTCCCTGTCCAAAGATGGGCTGAAGCAAAAGATGGAGAAGCTGAAGCAGAGTGCTGCCTCCCAGCTAGC tCTGCGGAAAGTAAAAGATCATGATCCGGATTTCAGCACTAAAACCTTCCCAGAGAAGGCGCAGGAGATATTTATCGAAGCTCACAATTGCCTGGCAAA TTTCAACAAGCAGAAACTTCACTCCCTGGTGACAGAGCGCTGTTATCCA gaaatGGTGCGTGGGAACAGGTACAAGACCATCCGGTGGAGTTTTGTGGAGTCTCTGGAGCCTCCCAGGGTGGTTCACGTTCGATGTGACAGCATCATGAACCGTGGCAACCTGTACGGCCAGGTGACGGTGCGGATGCACACGCGGCAG ATTCTGGCCATCTACGACCGCTTTGGGCGGCTGATGTACGGAGGGGAGGACGTGCCCAAGGACGTTTTGGAGTATGTCGTGTTTGAGAGGTACTTGGTTAATCCATATGGCACGTGGAGGATGCACGGCAAGATCGTTCCAGAATGGGCTCCACCGAAGGAGCCCATCGTTAAG ACTGTGATGATTCCTGGCCCAACCTTGGATCCCTCACAAGAGTATGAAGAAATGAAGTAG
- the MRPL45 gene encoding large ribosomal subunit protein mL45 isoform X2: MAAAMKAGLGRLGLRTAESILRPAGAAPACLVVPVRTKKRFSVPEWARELSPEEKEKRLKSSGAVFPDDRIERTFYLACTADIIDPYVPPEGDARLTSLSKDGLKQKMEKLKQSAASQLALRKVKDHDPDFSTKTFPEKAQEIFIEAHNCLANFNKQKLHSLVTERCYPEMVRGNRYKTIRWSFVESLEPPRVVHVRCDSIMNRGNLYGQVTVRMHTRQILAIYDRFGRLMYGGEDVPKDVLEYVVFERYLVNPYGTWRMHGKIVPEWAPPKEPIVKTVMIPGPTLDPSQEYEEMK, translated from the exons ATGGCGGCTGCCATGAAGGCGGGCCTGGGCCGGTTGGGCCTGAGG aCTGCGGAGTCCATACTCCGTCCcgctggagcagctccagcctgTCTTGTTGTCCCAGTGAGAACGAAGAAGAGGTTTTCTGTCCCTGAATGGGCCAGAGAACTGTCTCccgaagagaaggagaagagactCAAGTCTTCAGGGGCAGTATTTCCTGATGACCGTATAGAACGGACCTTCTACTTGGCCTGCACAG ctgaTATTATAGACCCGTACGTCCCTCCCGAGGGCGATGCCCGCTTGACTTCCCTGTCCAAAGATGGGCTGAAGCAAAAGATGGAGAAGCTGAAGCAGAGTGCTGCCTCCCAGCTAGC tCTGCGGAAAGTAAAAGATCATGATCCGGATTTCAGCACTAAAACCTTCCCAGAGAAGGCGCAGGAGATATTTATCGAAGCTCACAATTGCCTGGCAAA TTTCAACAAGCAGAAACTTCACTCCCTGGTGACAGAGCGCTGTTATCCA gaaatGGTGCGTGGGAACAGGTACAAGACCATCCGGTGGAGTTTTGTGGAGTCTCTGGAGCCTCCCAGGGTGGTTCACGTTCGATGTGACAGCATCATGAACCGTGGCAACCTGTACGGCCAGGTGACGGTGCGGATGCACACGCGGCAG ATTCTGGCCATCTACGACCGCTTTGGGCGGCTGATGTACGGAGGGGAGGACGTGCCCAAGGACGTTTTGGAGTATGTCGTGTTTGAGAGGTACTTGGTTAATCCATATGGCACGTGGAGGATGCACGGCAAGATCGTTCCAGAATGGGCTCCACCGAAGGAGCCCATCGTTAAG ACTGTGATGATTCCTGGCCCAACCTTGGATCCCTCACAAGAGTATGAAGAAATGAAGTAG